The following is a genomic window from Parabacteroides johnsonii DSM 18315.
TGTTGTTAAAAGAAGAATGAATATGAGCTTGACCGTAAGCGTCAACTTTTACGTTTCTCTTCTTTGCTGCGACTGTTTTCTTTGCCATATCAATTCTTATTATTTAGTAGCTTTTTTCTTATTTGCAACAGTTTTCTTCTTACCCTTACGAGTACGAGCGTTGTTCTTTGTGCTCTGGCCTCTCAAAGGCAAACCAATACGGTGACGAACACCTCTGTAACATCCGATATCCATCAGACGCTTGATGTTCAGTTGAACTTCAGAACGAAGATCACCTTCTACTTTGTATTCAGCGCCAATGACTTCACGTACTTTTGCAGCCTGATCGTCTGTCCAGTCTTTTACTTTGATATCACGATCGATCCCTGCTTTATCTAAAATGGATTTTGAAGCGCTACGACCAATACCATAAATATAGGTCAAGGCAATTTCTCCTCTTTTATTTTGTGGCAAGTCTACACCAACTATTCTTATAGCCATATTACTTACTTAAATTATTTTGCAAAAATAATAAATTATCCTTGACGTTGTTTATACTTAGGATTTTTCTTGTTAATAACGTATAAGCGTCCCTTTCTTCTAACGATTTTGCATTCGGGAGTACGCTTCTTTAAAGATGCTCTTACTTTCATATCTTGTTGTTTTTTTTATTTATATCTAAAAGCAATTCTACCTTTCGATAGATCATACGGAGACATCTCAACTCTTACTTTATCACCGGGAAGGATCTTAATGTAGTGCATCCGCATCTTCCCTGAGATATGAGCAGTGATTTCATGTCCGTTCTCTAATTCTACACGAAACATTGCGTTCGACAATGCTTCTACTATAACTCCATCTTGTTCGATTGCTGACTGTTTAGCCATATAAAATTAAATCAAATTAAATTGCATTATTACCTAAAACTTCTTCTAAAAACTCGAATGAAGACAAGATTTGGGGACCTTCGGG
Proteins encoded in this region:
- the rpsM gene encoding 30S ribosomal protein S13, with protein sequence MAIRIVGVDLPQNKRGEIALTYIYGIGRSASKSILDKAGIDRDIKVKDWTDDQAAKVREVIGAEYKVEGDLRSEVQLNIKRLMDIGCYRGVRHRIGLPLRGQSTKNNARTRKGKKKTVANKKKATK
- the ykgO gene encoding type B 50S ribosomal protein L36, which gives rise to MKVRASLKKRTPECKIVRRKGRLYVINKKNPKYKQRQG
- the infA gene encoding translation initiation factor IF-1, translating into MAKQSAIEQDGVIVEALSNAMFRVELENGHEITAHISGKMRMHYIKILPGDKVRVEMSPYDLSKGRIAFRYK